A genomic stretch from Erwinia sp. E_sp_B01_1 includes:
- a CDS encoding aldolase, whose protein sequence is MPASQKVRLNRLFNQGKCLDVAIDHGIANEPDFLTGLEDMTSVMQNLVAAQPDAIQVNYGQADLLQQLPQRQKPALVLRTDVGNAYNAARHREMWAVLHNPEDPILAALQLDAAAVVVNLYLIPDEPGILRQCIDNIGRLRHACERYGMPLMVEPLVMAPAGQGAAYGSLGDVEKMVPLVRLARELGADIIKVDPTDNVEEFYRIVEAARCPTLVRGGGKGELRPVLAKSAALMAQGASGMVYGRNVYQHSHPARVVAALMAIIHQGASGEEALAICQRAD, encoded by the coding sequence ATGCCAGCCAGTCAGAAAGTCAGGCTTAACCGGCTTTTTAATCAGGGCAAATGTTTGGATGTGGCTATCGACCACGGCATCGCCAACGAGCCCGATTTCTTAACAGGGCTGGAGGATATGACCAGCGTGATGCAGAACCTGGTGGCTGCACAGCCCGATGCCATTCAGGTGAACTATGGCCAGGCCGATCTGCTCCAGCAGTTGCCCCAGCGACAAAAACCCGCCCTGGTGCTGAGAACGGATGTCGGTAACGCCTATAACGCCGCCCGCCACCGCGAAATGTGGGCGGTATTGCACAACCCGGAGGACCCGATTCTGGCTGCGCTACAGCTGGATGCCGCCGCCGTGGTGGTCAATCTCTATCTGATCCCGGATGAACCCGGCATCTTGCGCCAGTGCATCGACAATATTGGCCGCCTGCGTCACGCCTGTGAGCGTTACGGCATGCCGCTGATGGTTGAGCCCCTCGTAATGGCCCCTGCCGGGCAGGGCGCAGCTTATGGTTCGCTGGGCGATGTTGAAAAAATGGTGCCGCTGGTCAGGCTGGCAAGGGAACTGGGCGCGGACATTATCAAGGTCGATCCAACGGACAATGTTGAAGAGTTTTATCGCATAGTGGAAGCCGCCCGCTGCCCGACGCTGGTTCGTGGCGGCGGCAAAGGAGAACTCAGACCGGTGCTGGCCAAAAGCGCGGCACTGATGGCTCAGGGCGCATCCGGCATGGTTTATGGCCGTAACGTATATCAGCACAGCCACCCTGCCCGCGTGGTCGCAGCCCTGATGGCAATCATTCATCAGGGAGCCAGTGGAGAGGAGGCGCTGGCGATCTGCCAGCGCGCCGACTGA
- a CDS encoding autotransporter domain-containing protein, giving the protein MLTKMRFLSQAIGLGLLVGSASFAANAEITVLKQDPQAGDPLSRLNFTVGGSIRPQFNNMTGGGDNGSYKRNGFDGGTRFRFLADYYLFDDISWVGYYELGVNIPAVFDWDHHYADGANDTSRRMMYTGFQSKTWGKLTFGQQNSVYYDVVGAKTDIWDYDMLAQAPGNGINGDYDGSYRSRKMLKYKNTFGDADVYASYLFSDNEYLPGNGLRYKRKGGGSLGVDYHLTKDLTWGAAWNYTRADMRNPGTTESKTYDQNIYGTSLSWKPDNWTFSFGGGYYQNFLTTKQVDVDNYFAGDAWGVEYLAGYTIPVGQYALKTVMPYFMGDRLEYVNGRNYQRIDNGVGVTFQLDYGFRVDYEHVFTSSTDNLGDMNLVRLRYDF; this is encoded by the coding sequence ATGTTAACAAAAATGCGCTTTTTATCTCAGGCCATTGGTCTGGGGCTGCTGGTGGGCAGTGCGTCTTTTGCCGCGAACGCAGAGATTACCGTCCTGAAACAGGACCCGCAGGCGGGCGACCCGTTAAGCCGCCTGAACTTCACCGTGGGTGGCAGTATCCGTCCGCAGTTCAATAACATGACCGGCGGCGGCGATAACGGTTCTTACAAACGTAACGGCTTTGATGGCGGTACCCGTTTCCGTTTCCTGGCTGATTACTACCTGTTCGACGATATCAGCTGGGTGGGTTACTACGAGCTGGGCGTTAATATCCCGGCAGTGTTCGACTGGGATCATCATTACGCTGACGGCGCTAACGACACCAGCCGTCGCATGATGTACACAGGTTTCCAGAGCAAAACCTGGGGTAAACTGACTTTCGGTCAGCAAAACAGCGTTTATTATGATGTAGTCGGTGCGAAAACGGATATCTGGGATTACGACATGCTTGCCCAGGCACCGGGCAACGGCATTAACGGCGACTACGACGGTTCATACCGTTCACGCAAAATGCTGAAGTACAAAAACACCTTCGGTGATGCGGATGTTTACGCCTCATACCTGTTCAGCGATAATGAATACCTGCCGGGAAATGGCCTGCGTTATAAGCGCAAAGGCGGCGGTTCGCTGGGTGTGGATTATCATCTGACCAAAGATCTGACCTGGGGTGCCGCATGGAACTATACCCGTGCTGATATGCGTAACCCTGGTACGACAGAGTCTAAAACCTACGATCAGAATATCTACGGGACCTCTCTCAGCTGGAAACCGGATAACTGGACCTTCAGCTTCGGCGGCGGCTATTACCAGAACTTCCTGACTACCAAACAAGTCGATGTGGATAACTACTTCGCGGGCGATGCCTGGGGCGTTGAGTACCTGGCGGGTTATACCATTCCAGTGGGCCAGTACGCGCTGAAAACCGTGATGCCATACTTTATGGGTGACCGTCTGGAATACGTTAACGGCCGCAATTATCAGCGCATTGATAACGGTGTGGGCGTGACTTTCCAGCTGGATTACGGCTTCCGTGTTGATTACGAACACGTCTTTACCTCCAGCACCGATAACCTGGGCGATATGAACCTGGTTCGTCTGCGCTACGACTTCTGA
- a CDS encoding glycerol-3-phosphate dehydrogenase/oxidase, with amino-acid sequence MASESSRSDDRQARLARLRQITRTPVLIVGGGINGISTFRELALQGIPVVMVEKGDWCQAASGALSRMIHGGLRYLETGEFALVKESVQERDRLLKNAPHYVAPLRTTVPIDSWGGGLINAARRFMRLSQTPSRRGALVLKTGLTLYDTWSRRYGTLPKHQLHNQQQTHQRWPGFAGWVKYSVAYYDAWIAAPERLGFELINDTERSAPESLALNYLSLESCDGETITLRDTFSGETFTLKPHVVVNATGAWIDRLNGTLSPALPQRKLIGGTKGSHLIIRSPELLQMLDGEMVYYENQEGRVCIMFPWYGNVLVGSTDIRVDEPDEVVCEAAEQQYILESLHFVFPRLAIKSEDILYTFSGVRPLPTSEAATNSTISRNHSLVLLPPQAGRDFTTLCLVGGKWTTFRKFGEEAADRVLKLLGRKRKVSTINLAIGGGRNFPGSSRKSNWIKELSSEYSLSPARVTQLTSRYGTHAQPVMAFMRLHPDHPLHHNPDWSQNELLFLIRHEQVQTLEDLLVRRTTLAISGQLTLPLIEEVAQLMAEERGWTPQQQQQHLSETLSRLARLHGLGRLSPVATDKEPLNASQSESQA; translated from the coding sequence ATGGCATCAGAGAGCAGCAGATCCGACGATCGCCAGGCCAGGCTGGCGCGCCTGCGGCAGATTACCCGCACGCCGGTACTGATTGTCGGAGGCGGCATTAACGGCATCAGTACCTTCCGCGAGCTGGCCCTGCAGGGGATCCCGGTGGTAATGGTGGAAAAAGGAGACTGGTGCCAGGCTGCCAGCGGCGCATTGTCGCGCATGATCCACGGCGGATTACGCTATCTGGAAACCGGCGAGTTTGCGCTGGTCAAAGAGTCGGTGCAGGAACGCGACCGGCTGCTGAAAAATGCCCCTCACTACGTCGCCCCCCTGCGCACCACCGTGCCCATCGACAGTTGGGGCGGTGGGCTTATCAATGCCGCCAGACGCTTTATGCGCCTCAGCCAGACGCCCAGCCGCCGGGGAGCGCTGGTGCTTAAAACCGGGCTGACGCTGTATGACACCTGGTCCCGCCGCTACGGCACCCTGCCCAAACATCAGCTGCATAATCAGCAACAGACGCATCAGCGCTGGCCGGGCTTTGCCGGATGGGTGAAATACAGCGTGGCTTACTATGATGCGTGGATTGCCGCCCCGGAGCGTCTGGGCTTTGAACTGATCAACGATACCGAGCGCTCTGCGCCTGAATCGCTGGCGCTGAACTACCTCAGTCTGGAGAGCTGCGACGGCGAAACCATTACCCTTCGTGACACCTTCAGCGGAGAAACTTTTACCCTGAAGCCACATGTGGTGGTAAACGCCACCGGCGCATGGATTGACCGGCTCAACGGCACGTTAAGCCCCGCCTTACCGCAACGTAAACTGATTGGCGGCACCAAAGGGTCACATCTGATTATTCGCAGCCCGGAGCTGTTGCAGATGCTGGATGGTGAAATGGTCTATTACGAAAATCAGGAAGGCCGGGTCTGCATCATGTTTCCGTGGTATGGCAACGTGCTGGTTGGCTCCACCGATATCCGGGTGGACGAGCCGGACGAGGTGGTTTGTGAAGCGGCTGAACAGCAGTACATTCTTGAATCCCTGCACTTCGTTTTCCCCCGGCTGGCGATAAAAAGTGAAGATATCCTTTATACCTTCAGCGGCGTCCGTCCGCTGCCCACCAGTGAAGCCGCAACCAACAGCACCATTTCACGCAACCATTCGCTGGTGCTGTTACCGCCCCAGGCCGGGCGGGATTTCACCACGCTCTGTCTGGTCGGCGGTAAATGGACCACCTTCCGGAAATTTGGCGAAGAGGCCGCAGACAGGGTGCTGAAGTTACTGGGCCGAAAACGCAAGGTAAGCACCATCAATCTGGCGATTGGCGGAGGGCGCAATTTTCCGGGTTCCTCACGTAAATCAAACTGGATAAAAGAGCTGAGCAGTGAGTACAGCCTCTCTCCTGCCCGCGTTACACAACTGACCTCCCGCTATGGCACCCATGCTCAGCCAGTCATGGCCTTTATGCGACTGCACCCCGATCACCCCCTGCATCACAACCCTGACTGGAGCCAGAATGAGCTGCTTTTCCTGATCCGGCATGAACAGGTCCAGACGCTGGAAGATTTGCTGGTCAGGCGTACCACGCTCGCCATCAGCGGTCAGCTTACCCTGCCGCTGATTGAAGAAGTGGCACAGCTGATGGCCGAAGAACGTGGCTGGACGCCTCAGCAACAGCAGCAGCATCTCTCGGAAACCCTTTCACGTCTTGCCAGGCTGCACGGCCTTGGCAGGCTCTCTCCCGTGGCCACTGATAAGGAGCCGCTTAATGCCAGCCAGTCAGAAAGTCAGGCTTAA
- a CDS encoding alanine racemase, with amino-acid sequence MNSLKAEGEGERPVYDDRLTPWLELDARRLERNLQQMQQHALAGGVQLRPHVKTHKSLTIARRQIELGATGITVSKPSEGVVFIDGGVRDVLLAYPVVRADTVSELFAAASRTATKLGVIVAAIEGVEAIAQAKAAVESLNLSVWIKVDVGLGRVGVNPEGDEARVLAEAISAAGLQFAGLLSHAGHAYGAQDPEQMAKIVQAEARAMQTLRQRLQQAGFSPCLLSVGSTPSIMGAPLPAGYDEIRPGNYSLLDLTGVRLGLCTLDDLALTIVARVVAVNDRYAIVDAGSKALSSDKGPHGTSAADFGLAINALNHQQYRVEKLSEEHGFIPHNGNRPELGSLMRIYPNHSCAVMACFNQFVMRKEEGEAEIYPVEARGKFL; translated from the coding sequence ATGAATTCATTAAAGGCTGAAGGGGAAGGTGAACGCCCGGTTTATGACGATCGGCTGACGCCCTGGCTTGAGCTGGATGCCCGGCGGCTGGAGCGGAATTTACAGCAGATGCAGCAGCATGCACTGGCAGGTGGCGTGCAGCTTCGTCCCCATGTGAAAACCCACAAAAGCCTGACAATTGCCCGCCGACAGATTGAACTGGGCGCGACGGGGATCACCGTTTCTAAACCCAGCGAAGGCGTGGTGTTCATTGATGGCGGCGTGCGTGATGTTCTGCTGGCTTATCCGGTTGTCCGGGCCGACACGGTCAGTGAACTTTTCGCGGCGGCTTCCCGCACAGCAACAAAACTGGGGGTGATTGTTGCCGCAATCGAGGGGGTTGAGGCAATAGCCCAGGCCAAAGCCGCAGTTGAATCACTGAATTTATCCGTCTGGATCAAAGTGGATGTGGGGCTGGGGCGCGTTGGCGTCAATCCTGAAGGCGATGAGGCACGGGTTCTGGCTGAGGCCATCAGCGCCGCCGGGCTGCAATTTGCCGGGCTGCTTTCACATGCGGGCCATGCCTACGGCGCGCAGGACCCGGAGCAGATGGCGAAGATTGTGCAGGCGGAAGCCCGCGCTATGCAGACTTTGCGCCAGCGTCTGCAACAGGCTGGATTCAGCCCTTGCCTGCTTTCTGTGGGATCAACGCCGTCCATCATGGGAGCGCCCTTACCGGCAGGGTATGACGAAATTCGGCCAGGCAACTACTCCCTGCTTGATTTGACCGGGGTGCGGCTGGGGCTTTGTACGCTGGACGATCTGGCGCTGACAATAGTGGCGCGGGTGGTGGCAGTGAACGATCGCTATGCGATTGTTGATGCCGGTTCCAAAGCGCTGAGTTCTGACAAAGGGCCGCATGGCACCTCAGCCGCTGATTTTGGTCTGGCTATCAACGCCCTGAACCATCAACAGTATCGCGTGGAAAAACTCTCCGAGGAGCACGGCTTTATTCCACATAATGGAAATAGGCCGGAACTCGGCAGTTTGATGCGGATCTATCCCAACCACTCCTGTGCCGTGATGGCCTGCTTCAATCAATTTGTGATGCGAAAGGAAGAGGGAGAGGCAGAAATTTATCCTGTGGAGGCCCGCGGGAAATTTCTGTAA
- a CDS encoding tautomerase family protein — MPLLQFDVIQGRSESETKTLLDAAHRAVLAAFKVPERDRYQIVHENKRYQMVFEDTGLGLTRTDNLVMVRVFTSPRSDEQKQFFMAELCREFKESCGILASDVMISFISNGKGDWSFGNGVAQYMTGDL; from the coding sequence ATGCCATTACTGCAATTTGATGTTATTCAGGGTCGTTCAGAGTCTGAGACAAAAACGTTGTTAGATGCCGCTCACCGCGCGGTTCTGGCAGCGTTTAAGGTGCCTGAACGCGATCGTTACCAGATTGTTCACGAAAACAAAAGATATCAGATGGTTTTTGAGGATACTGGCCTGGGACTGACCCGCACGGACAATCTGGTGATGGTCAGGGTGTTTACCAGCCCACGCAGCGACGAACAGAAGCAGTTCTTTATGGCTGAGCTTTGCCGGGAATTTAAAGAGAGCTGCGGAATTTTGGCAAGCGATGTGATGATCAGCTTTATCAGTAACGGTAAAGGTGACTGGAGCTTTGGCAACGGCGTTGCGCAATACATGACTGGCGATTTGTAA